The following proteins are co-located in the Verrucomicrobiota bacterium genome:
- a CDS encoding agmatine deiminase family protein, protein MTVVSTRRMPGEWEHHSATWIFWPTSAERYVYGSLASFAEVRSAFVCLIDVLSAFEPVYLGVDPTVIEEAKAAVGRRATIHEIPMDDAWARDTAPTFILENGHPEAICWRFAGWGGRFEPYAKDAKAAASVAEIMNVDHFSSPLELEGGAINSDGRGSLLTTAPVLNDPRRNHGQDSGFCEAALQEALGVSRLIALPAGFSGDDTGGHVDVVATFDPLGRVLLNHCKDWNDPNSGGTADNATFLKDLEIEVIRIPQPAAEFFGNGRLPFSYLNHYLCNDGLILPRFGDKKDDYVRDLMAEVYPDRDMVQFDARPFYSGGGGLHCVTQPVFSGKAYFDQ, encoded by the coding sequence ATGACTGTCGTTTCTACCCGCAGAATGCCGGGAGAATGGGAGCATCACTCGGCGACTTGGATATTTTGGCCCACTAGTGCAGAAAGATACGTTTACGGGTCCTTAGCCAGTTTCGCCGAAGTCCGTAGCGCTTTTGTTTGCTTGATTGATGTCTTATCGGCTTTTGAACCCGTCTATCTTGGGGTGGATCCAACCGTCATTGAGGAGGCAAAAGCGGCGGTTGGAAGGAGAGCGACGATTCACGAAATCCCAATGGATGACGCGTGGGCGCGTGACACTGCTCCGACTTTTATCCTCGAAAACGGACATCCAGAGGCAATTTGTTGGCGGTTTGCGGGTTGGGGTGGCCGGTTTGAACCTTATGCGAAAGATGCTAAGGCTGCCGCTTCGGTGGCAGAGATCATGAACGTGGATCACTTTTCTTCGCCACTTGAATTGGAGGGCGGTGCGATCAACTCCGATGGTAGGGGATCGCTACTGACAACAGCACCTGTTTTGAACGACCCCAGAAGAAACCATGGGCAGGATAGCGGCTTTTGCGAAGCCGCCTTACAGGAGGCTTTAGGAGTTTCAAGGTTGATCGCATTGCCCGCCGGCTTCTCGGGCGATGATACGGGTGGACACGTGGATGTAGTCGCAACTTTTGATCCTCTGGGACGCGTGCTCCTCAATCACTGTAAAGATTGGAACGATCCCAACTCCGGAGGTACCGCAGACAACGCTACTTTTCTCAAGGATCTGGAAATCGAAGTGATTCGAATTCCTCAACCGGCCGCAGAGTTTTTTGGCAATGGTCGTCTTCCTTTCAGTTACCTAAACCATTACCTCTGCAACGACGGTCTTATTCTTCCTCGTTTCGGTGACAAGAAAGACGACTACGTGCGAGATCTCATGGCCGAGGTGTATCCTGATCGAGACATGGTTCAGTTTGATGCGAGGCCCTTTTACAGTGGTGGAGGTGGATTACACTGTGTCACCCAACCGGTTTTCTCGGGAAAGGCCTACTTTGATCAGTAA
- a CDS encoding methyltransferase domain-containing protein, producing MGGRIAEENRDDNPRTDWEYRYKIGDAGWDQGRPAPAVNEALEFFAPESRILVPGCGFGHDAAALAAAGHSVEGWDLARTAIEGARKRYGSDRLEFFERNLFESEQEDAGVQERFDAVFEHTFLCAVGPDGWEKAVRSFANLLHPEGRVFAVLFTALEERSPPPWGISEEQAHRLFSPLFLVESVAKPREAFDHRLGEETVWKLRKK from the coding sequence ATGGGAGGCAGGATTGCAGAGGAAAACAGGGATGACAACCCGCGAACTGATTGGGAGTACCGTTACAAGATTGGGGACGCCGGATGGGATCAGGGTCGTCCGGCTCCAGCGGTCAATGAAGCGTTGGAATTCTTTGCTCCCGAATCCCGGATATTGGTTCCTGGTTGCGGCTTTGGGCACGACGCGGCCGCATTGGCAGCGGCAGGTCATTCCGTAGAAGGATGGGATCTTGCCCGGACTGCCATAGAGGGAGCTCGAAAGCGCTACGGCAGTGATCGCCTAGAGTTTTTTGAACGGAATCTCTTCGAATCTGAGCAAGAGGACGCCGGAGTTCAGGAGAGATTCGATGCGGTTTTCGAGCACACTTTCTTATGCGCGGTCGGTCCAGACGGGTGGGAAAAGGCCGTGAGGAGTTTTGCGAACCTTTTGCATCCGGAAGGTCGTGTTTTTGCTGTCCTTTTTACCGCATTGGAGGAGAGGTCACCACCACCATGGGGGATTTCGGAAGAACAAGCTCACCGACTGTTTTCACCGCTTTTTTTAGTCGAGTCGGTGGCGAAGCCTCGGGAAGCCTTTGATCACCGGCTGGGCGAAGAAACCGTCTGGAAGCTGCGTAAAAAGTGA
- a CDS encoding arsenate reductase ArsC — MDKKKILFLCTGNSARSIMAEYILRKKDPFRFESFSAGSHPKDSPHPLALKTLKDRYLIDASDARSKSWDEYRKVDFDFVLTVCDNARETCPVWPGQPIVAHWGSPDPVAAPEDKLEQVFIDVSTQIARRIDLLISLPIEKLDSLRTKIAKATADIGKQ, encoded by the coding sequence ATGGACAAAAAAAAGATCTTGTTTCTCTGCACTGGAAACAGCGCGCGTAGCATCATGGCAGAATATATTCTTCGCAAGAAGGATCCGTTCCGCTTCGAGAGTTTCAGCGCGGGCTCTCACCCAAAAGACTCGCCCCACCCTCTCGCTCTCAAAACACTGAAGGATCGATACCTTATCGATGCATCTGATGCCCGAAGCAAATCGTGGGACGAGTACCGCAAAGTCGACTTCGATTTTGTTCTAACCGTCTGCGACAACGCGCGGGAGACCTGCCCAGTCTGGCCTGGACAGCCAATTGTAGCTCATTGGGGCTCACCCGACCCAGTTGCAGCCCCGGAAGACAAGTTGGAACAGGTATTCATTGATGTAAGCACACAAATCGCTCGTCGAATCGATCTATTGATTAGCCTACCGATCGAGAAACTCGACAGCCTCCGAACAAAGATCGCGAAGGCGACCGCAGATATCGGCAAGCAGTAG
- the cimA gene encoding citramalate synthase, with product MVTPKVSIYDTTLRDGSQGEGISFSVNGKMRIAEKLDQFGVDYIEAGWPGSNPRDMAFFREARGLRLTHAKISAFGSTRRANVDVAEDPQIRLLLEAETPVVTIFGKTSLLQVEKVIRTTGAENLSMIEESVRYLAQQGREVIYDAEHFFDGYKDNPSYALDTLAAAKQGGASFVVLCDTNGGTQVHEVDEIVARVVREFPDTRIGMHCHNDCGLGVAVSIAGVRAGALQVQGTVNGYGERIGNANLVSIIPNLALKLGYTMNCSPNLDRLRDLSLYVDDMTNLRPDIRAPYVGASAFAHKGGVHADAASKVARSYEHIDPALVGNRSRVLVSDMSGRSSIMMKAREMGVDLEARSPELKEFLQELKELEFRGYEYESADASFKLLLDQYLHGRPERIELKGYRASVSEETISTRELYSEATVKIEVNGIESHTVAEARGPVGALDHALRKALEPLYPCVAEMKLVDFKVRILDSNEGADAKIRVQVESTDGSRSWGTVGLSDNIIEASWEALKDAYEYKILLEETGGEAATVQASQQVSAEA from the coding sequence ATGGTCACACCCAAGGTCAGCATATACGATACTACCCTCCGAGACGGAAGTCAGGGGGAGGGGATCTCATTTTCGGTAAACGGCAAGATGAGAATCGCCGAGAAGCTGGACCAGTTTGGGGTAGACTACATTGAAGCGGGTTGGCCTGGCTCGAATCCGCGGGATATGGCCTTTTTTAGAGAGGCGAGAGGTCTACGATTGACCCACGCGAAGATCTCGGCGTTCGGCTCCACTCGTCGTGCCAACGTCGACGTGGCTGAAGATCCTCAAATCCGGCTTTTGTTGGAGGCGGAAACCCCGGTCGTCACGATCTTCGGTAAGACTTCCCTGCTCCAGGTTGAGAAAGTGATTCGCACGACAGGAGCGGAAAACCTTTCGATGATCGAGGAATCCGTTCGGTATCTGGCTCAGCAGGGACGCGAGGTGATCTACGATGCGGAACATTTTTTTGATGGATACAAGGATAACCCGTCCTATGCCCTGGATACCTTGGCAGCAGCAAAGCAGGGAGGTGCCTCCTTCGTGGTTCTCTGCGATACCAATGGAGGCACACAGGTTCACGAGGTTGACGAGATCGTTGCGCGGGTAGTCCGAGAGTTTCCGGATACCCGGATCGGGATGCATTGCCACAATGATTGCGGTCTCGGCGTCGCTGTCAGTATTGCCGGCGTAAGGGCCGGGGCGCTTCAGGTTCAGGGGACGGTAAATGGTTATGGCGAGCGGATTGGAAACGCGAATCTGGTATCAATTATTCCTAATCTGGCTCTTAAGCTGGGTTATACGATGAACTGTTCGCCGAACCTCGATCGGCTGAGGGATCTATCTCTCTACGTGGATGACATGACGAACCTTCGGCCGGATATTCGTGCGCCTTACGTGGGTGCCAGTGCGTTTGCTCACAAAGGAGGAGTCCATGCCGACGCCGCTTCAAAGGTAGCGCGTAGTTACGAGCATATCGATCCGGCTTTGGTCGGGAACCGATCCAGAGTTCTGGTTTCCGATATGTCGGGAAGGAGCAGCATTATGATGAAGGCTCGTGAAATGGGTGTGGATCTCGAGGCGCGATCTCCCGAATTGAAGGAGTTTCTTCAGGAACTAAAGGAACTCGAGTTTCGCGGTTACGAATATGAATCGGCAGATGCATCTTTTAAGTTGCTTCTGGACCAGTACCTGCACGGGCGTCCAGAGCGGATCGAGTTGAAGGGCTACAGGGCCTCGGTTTCGGAAGAGACAATCTCGACCCGTGAACTCTATTCGGAGGCAACAGTTAAGATTGAGGTGAACGGGATTGAGAGTCACACGGTGGCTGAGGCGAGAGGTCCCGTCGGTGCTCTCGATCACGCGCTAAGGAAGGCGCTTGAGCCTCTCTATCCGTGCGTCGCAGAAATGAAGTTGGTCGACTTCAAGGTGAGGATTCTCGACTCGAACGAGGGAGCGGATGCCAAGATTCGGGTCCAAGTGGAATCAACGGACGGGTCCCGTTCGTGGGGAACGGTGGGTCTTTCTGACAACATAATCGAGGCAAGTTGGGAGGCGTTGAAAGACGCTTATGAGTACAAAATTCTCCTGGAAGAAACCGGTGGAGAGGCTGCGACCGTTCAGGCTTCTCAGCAAGTCAGCGCAGAAGCTTAG
- the coaD gene encoding pantetheine-phosphate adenylyltransferase, which produces MKVALYPGTFDPITNGHLDVLHRASVLFDKVIVAVAENETKGPLFSVEERISLIEQNIDSSQFEVCTFRGLVVEFAKEKGAHALIRGLRAISDFEFEFQMAQMNRNLDESIETIFLMPNEEFFYTSSHLIKQVARYTERETGLVPTNVQRALKEKFPAD; this is translated from the coding sequence ATGAAGGTGGCACTTTATCCGGGAACTTTCGATCCGATCACCAACGGGCACCTCGACGTGCTGCACCGTGCTTCGGTTCTTTTCGATAAGGTGATTGTTGCTGTCGCCGAAAATGAAACAAAGGGACCCCTCTTTTCAGTCGAGGAACGCATCTCCCTCATCGAGCAAAACATCGATTCTTCCCAGTTCGAAGTTTGCACCTTTCGAGGCTTGGTCGTGGAGTTCGCCAAGGAGAAGGGCGCGCATGCACTAATTCGCGGATTACGTGCGATCTCGGACTTTGAATTCGAGTTTCAAATGGCGCAGATGAACCGAAATCTCGATGAGTCGATCGAGACAATCTTTCTCATGCCCAACGAAGAGTTTTTCTACACGAGTTCACACCTGATCAAACAGGTGGCTCGGTACACCGAGCGAGAAACAGGCTTGGTGCCGACAAACGTCCAACGGGCACTCAAGGAAAAATTTCCAGCTGATTAG
- a CDS encoding GIY-YIG nuclease family protein produces MPSHLSQDEGCPPKCRSEDADVGGPSPQPKFWYVYILRSDSFPKETYVGVSLNPKARLAKHNRGENRSTARYRPWRVLSITGFPSQIKAEAFERYLKSGSGRAFRKKHFE; encoded by the coding sequence ATGCCATCTCACCTTTCTCAGGACGAAGGCTGCCCGCCGAAGTGCCGCAGCGAAGATGCGGACGTAGGAGGGCCTTCCCCGCAACCGAAGTTCTGGTACGTTTATATTCTTCGATCAGATTCATTTCCAAAAGAGACCTATGTCGGAGTTTCGCTGAACCCAAAGGCCAGACTCGCCAAGCACAACCGAGGTGAGAATCGAAGCACTGCCAGATACCGCCCGTGGCGTGTTCTTTCGATTACTGGCTTCCCCTCCCAGATTAAGGCGGAAGCCTTTGAGAGATACCTGAAGTCTGGGTCTGGCCGTGCCTTCCGCAAAAAGCATTTTGAGTAG
- a CDS encoding carbon-nitrogen hydrolase, with protein sequence MPTPETLSIGVIQLQNTGTVAGNLQKAETLIRDAVSKGARIVVSPELIEHPYFCQQEDPKWFLTANEVGEGEGFSFFERLSKELGVVLSYSFFEKANQSYFNSLAIFDGDRGCHGIYRKSHIPDGPNYEEKFYFTPGDTGLRVFDTSQGKIGVGVCWDQWFPEVARDLALQGAECILFPSAIGSEPSEPGMDSRSRWQKVMQGHAVANVIPVAASNRLGREDGPGGGIEFYGSSFIADSSGELVYALGRDDPGYIVAHFDREQLAIDRANWGFLRDRRPELYRRLVSPARKR encoded by the coding sequence ATGCCTACACCGGAAACCCTCTCTATCGGAGTAATCCAGCTTCAGAATACTGGAACAGTTGCCGGAAACCTTCAAAAGGCGGAGACCTTGATCCGTGATGCTGTATCCAAGGGAGCTCGGATTGTGGTGAGCCCGGAGTTGATTGAGCACCCGTATTTTTGTCAACAGGAGGATCCAAAGTGGTTTTTGACTGCAAATGAAGTGGGTGAGGGCGAGGGTTTTTCATTTTTCGAAAGACTCAGCAAAGAACTGGGAGTAGTCTTGTCTTACAGCTTTTTCGAGAAGGCGAATCAGAGCTATTTCAACAGTTTGGCGATCTTTGACGGAGATCGAGGCTGTCATGGGATTTACCGGAAAAGCCATATTCCTGACGGTCCGAATTATGAGGAGAAATTCTATTTTACTCCTGGGGACACTGGTTTACGGGTGTTCGACACCTCTCAGGGAAAGATTGGAGTTGGAGTTTGCTGGGACCAGTGGTTTCCAGAGGTAGCCCGTGACCTAGCTCTCCAAGGTGCCGAGTGCATCCTTTTCCCATCGGCAATCGGTTCAGAACCAAGTGAGCCCGGCATGGATTCTCGGAGCCGATGGCAAAAGGTTATGCAGGGGCATGCCGTAGCCAATGTAATCCCGGTTGCGGCAAGTAATCGCTTAGGACGAGAGGACGGCCCCGGTGGTGGAATTGAATTTTACGGATCGTCGTTTATTGCAGACAGTTCGGGCGAATTGGTGTATGCGCTTGGTAGAGATGATCCTGGTTATATCGTCGCCCATTTTGATCGTGAGCAACTCGCTATCGATAGGGCTAACTGGGGCTTCTTGCGGGATCGGCGTCCAGAGCTTTACAGAAGGCTTGTGTCTCCTGCTCGAAAACGTTGA
- the ftsH gene encoding ATP-dependent zinc metalloprotease FtsH — MNQENENRKAQRTPQPDRFQPKVLMIWLGIIAAIFALYALSDSQRGTIDKLSIPQVIQAVEDKRVVGGTIKNDRTGGAEWYTISGQLAPEGNTAQQVLDRTDLKTIRFQAQGRLTEEDYTKIRNDFREEPASTFLTDLVVSVVPILLIIALLYFLFIRQLRNAGRGAMSFGKSKAKMLTRDRDKVIFRDVAGCDEAKEEVSEIVDFLKDPKRFQRIGGKIPKGVLMVGPPGTGKTLLAKAVAGEADVPFFTISGSDFVEMFVGVGAARVRDMFEQARKNAPCIIFIDEIDAVGRQRGAGLGGGNDEREQTLNSLLVEMDGFDGHEGIIVIAATNRPDVLDRALLRPGRFDRQVVIDPPDLVGREEILKVHARKIKLAKEVDLQVVARATPGFAGADLANLLNEGALIAARRRKKEVDRSDLDEAREKISFGRERRRLMDDEDKKITAYHEAGHAIVQAVIDDGHLPVHKVTIIPRGQSLGSTMFTPKKDILNQAKKRAENQICCAMGGRIAEEKVLGEITSGASGDIKMATKLARRMVCDWGMSDLGPIAYGENQDHIFLGKEISRDQNYSEATAQAIDSAIRGIVDVQYHRCEDIIEEHMEHLHTLANALLEFETVEGRHVHEIIDTGSIQSPVIKVDPMPTPSSSADDEAAEEGETADTEKEIGGGPEPAGAPA, encoded by the coding sequence ATGAATCAGGAAAACGAAAACCGGAAGGCGCAGCGGACGCCTCAGCCCGATCGTTTCCAGCCGAAGGTCTTAATGATCTGGCTGGGAATCATCGCTGCGATTTTTGCCCTTTATGCTTTGAGCGATTCGCAACGTGGCACCATTGATAAGCTCAGCATTCCTCAGGTCATTCAGGCTGTAGAAGACAAACGAGTGGTGGGAGGCACGATCAAGAACGATCGGACTGGAGGTGCCGAGTGGTATACAATTTCCGGACAGCTGGCTCCTGAAGGAAACACCGCCCAGCAGGTGCTTGACCGGACCGATCTGAAAACGATCCGTTTTCAGGCCCAGGGACGCCTTACGGAAGAAGACTACACAAAGATCCGAAATGATTTTCGCGAGGAGCCAGCCAGCACGTTTTTGACGGATTTGGTCGTTAGCGTGGTTCCGATTCTTCTCATCATAGCACTGCTTTACTTCCTGTTCATTCGCCAGCTGCGGAACGCAGGGCGTGGGGCTATGAGCTTTGGGAAAAGTAAGGCGAAGATGCTCACCCGGGATCGGGATAAGGTGATCTTTCGCGATGTCGCCGGTTGTGACGAGGCAAAGGAGGAAGTCAGCGAGATCGTCGACTTCCTAAAAGACCCGAAGCGATTTCAGCGAATCGGCGGCAAAATTCCTAAAGGAGTTCTCATGGTCGGTCCCCCAGGAACGGGTAAAACGCTCTTGGCGAAGGCGGTAGCTGGAGAAGCGGACGTCCCGTTTTTCACGATCTCGGGATCAGACTTCGTTGAGATGTTTGTGGGGGTTGGTGCGGCACGTGTGCGCGACATGTTTGAGCAAGCCAGAAAGAACGCTCCTTGCATCATCTTCATTGACGAAATTGATGCGGTGGGTCGTCAGCGTGGTGCTGGACTTGGAGGCGGCAACGACGAGCGCGAGCAGACGCTGAATTCGCTTCTTGTCGAAATGGACGGTTTTGATGGACACGAAGGGATTATTGTAATCGCTGCGACCAACCGGCCTGACGTTCTGGACCGTGCCCTTCTGCGGCCTGGGCGTTTTGACCGGCAGGTGGTGATTGATCCTCCCGATTTGGTCGGCAGGGAAGAGATACTGAAGGTGCACGCCCGAAAGATTAAGCTCGCCAAGGAAGTCGATCTTCAGGTTGTGGCGCGTGCAACCCCTGGTTTCGCCGGTGCAGATTTAGCGAACCTGCTTAACGAAGGCGCATTGATTGCCGCTCGAAGAAGAAAGAAAGAGGTTGATAGATCAGACCTCGACGAAGCGAGGGAGAAGATATCCTTTGGCCGGGAGCGTCGTCGCCTCATGGACGATGAGGATAAGAAGATCACTGCTTACCACGAGGCAGGTCACGCTATTGTCCAGGCAGTCATCGACGACGGACATCTTCCCGTTCACAAAGTGACAATCATTCCGAGGGGCCAAAGTCTCGGAAGCACCATGTTTACGCCCAAGAAAGATATTCTCAACCAGGCAAAAAAACGGGCTGAAAATCAGATATGCTGTGCAATGGGAGGCCGGATTGCGGAGGAGAAGGTGCTTGGGGAGATCACAAGTGGAGCCTCCGGCGATATCAAAATGGCGACCAAGCTGGCCCGCCGGATGGTTTGCGATTGGGGAATGAGCGACCTGGGGCCCATTGCCTATGGAGAGAATCAGGACCACATTTTCCTCGGTAAGGAAATTTCCCGGGATCAAAACTACAGCGAAGCAACCGCTCAAGCGATCGATAGCGCCATTCGTGGAATCGTGGATGTCCAGTATCACCGTTGTGAAGACATTATCGAAGAGCACATGGAGCATCTCCACACCTTAGCGAATGCCCTTCTTGAATTTGAAACCGTCGAAGGAAGACACGTTCATGAAATCATCGATACAGGCTCTATTCAGTCGCCGGTGATCAAGGTGGATCCAATGCCTACTCCAAGTAGCAGTGCAGACGACGAGGCTGCGGAAGAGGGTGAGACGGCCGATACGGAAAAAGAGATCGGCGGAGGCCCTGAGCCTGCAGGTGCGCCTGCGTGA
- the rpsU gene encoding 30S ribosomal protein S21, translated as MPVDVNIRKGESVERALRRLKKRLDREGVIRDARAKRYHEKPSEIKRRKKKVAAFSNMLRVRNENR; from the coding sequence ATGCCAGTTGATGTGAATATCCGCAAAGGGGAGTCCGTTGAGCGAGCCCTCCGGCGCCTAAAGAAACGTCTTGATCGTGAAGGAGTGATCCGCGACGCCCGCGCGAAGCGCTACCACGAGAAACCTTCCGAGATTAAGCGGCGTAAAAAGAAGGTTGCGGCTTTCAGCAACATGCTGCGAGTGCGAAACGAAAATCGCTGA
- a CDS encoding leucyl aminopeptidase, with amino-acid sequence MSQNLQVKASESPSANADLVLFTAKDQFTTRPFRASEFDGELGSSALYHAEDRLEIHIGLGQQESLSGHSYRLAAAHAARKATAAGSTEIALDISETEEFVSEIAEGLLMGFYRFDQFRSDTPEQSLKKVTLVGPKKTLKSTRAQIARGIAIGSSISYCRELGNLPGNEIYPEKLALEARQIAESDVVKCKIWNLAGLKREHFGGIVAVGAGSANEPRLIRLDYNSGSRGVPTVAVVGKAITFDSGGLCIKPGEHMDEMKFDKMGGCAVLGVLRAVLSLKTRANVIGILAAAENMTGSSAYRPGDILRSYDGKTIEVANTDAEGRIVLADALGYVREKVKPDLVIDLATLTGACVVALGEERAGLFSKDETISQLLCSVGDQIGEKVWPLPVGDEFDEMITSKVADVRNLGSTRWGGASTAASFLLKWTDGLKHVHLDIAGPAMSSKERFYRSEGASGFGVNLVVRFIEKWAESFQNL; translated from the coding sequence ATGTCTCAAAACCTGCAAGTGAAAGCCAGTGAATCGCCTTCTGCAAATGCAGATCTGGTTCTCTTTACGGCCAAGGATCAGTTCACCACGCGACCGTTTCGGGCTTCAGAGTTTGATGGGGAACTTGGATCCAGTGCACTCTACCATGCCGAAGACAGGCTCGAAATTCATATTGGATTGGGACAGCAAGAGAGTCTGTCCGGTCATTCCTACCGGCTAGCAGCTGCCCATGCAGCGCGAAAGGCGACCGCTGCAGGTTCTACCGAAATCGCACTCGACATCAGTGAAACCGAAGAGTTCGTCTCTGAAATTGCAGAAGGTCTCTTGATGGGTTTCTACCGTTTCGACCAGTTTCGCTCGGATACTCCGGAGCAGTCGTTGAAAAAAGTTACTTTGGTGGGTCCAAAAAAGACCCTAAAGTCTACCCGAGCCCAAATCGCAAGAGGGATCGCGATCGGCAGTTCAATCAGTTACTGCCGGGAACTTGGAAACCTCCCAGGGAATGAAATCTATCCCGAGAAGTTGGCTCTCGAAGCAAGGCAAATTGCCGAATCCGATGTTGTAAAATGCAAAATCTGGAACCTGGCTGGACTGAAGCGTGAACATTTCGGCGGCATTGTTGCAGTGGGTGCGGGGTCCGCAAATGAGCCCCGTTTGATCCGTCTTGACTACAATTCAGGTTCTCGGGGAGTTCCAACGGTGGCAGTCGTTGGAAAGGCGATCACTTTCGATTCTGGTGGACTTTGCATCAAGCCGGGCGAGCACATGGATGAAATGAAGTTCGATAAGATGGGAGGGTGCGCAGTCCTTGGCGTCCTCCGGGCAGTCTTGTCCTTAAAAACACGGGCAAATGTTATCGGAATTCTAGCCGCCGCCGAAAACATGACTGGATCGTCTGCATACCGTCCGGGTGACATCCTACGCAGCTACGACGGCAAAACCATCGAAGTGGCAAACACCGACGCCGAAGGCAGAATTGTTCTCGCTGATGCCCTTGGCTATGTTCGGGAAAAGGTAAAACCCGACCTAGTAATTGATCTCGCCACGCTCACCGGAGCCTGCGTTGTGGCTCTCGGCGAAGAAAGAGCGGGCCTTTTTTCCAAAGACGAGACAATTTCCCAACTACTTTGCTCTGTTGGTGATCAGATCGGGGAAAAAGTCTGGCCTCTTCCGGTAGGTGACGAGTTTGACGAGATGATCACGAGCAAGGTCGCCGACGTTCGCAATCTAGGGTCTACCCGTTGGGGCGGTGCCTCTACGGCGGCTTCGTTTTTGTTGAAGTGGACCGATGGCTTGAAACACGTTCACCTCGACATTGCTGGACCTGCAATGAGTTCGAAGGAAAGATTTTATCGCTCCGAAGGGGCTTCCGGGTTCGGAGTCAACCTAGTCGTTCGGTTCATCGAGAAATGGGCCGAATCATTTCAAAATCTTTAG
- the tilS gene encoding tRNA lysidine(34) synthetase TilS — protein MGSFFLVPWPRYLVLKNSFFEVSLRKLTADSQSVGKSIDDYLNKLADRLEILFPLSRTSVQVRDLLDQEEAKQSVVMCGFSGGADSLFLLLWLKAHYPKLASRAVALYFDHRTRPRQNEKETDFAGAVASQLGYQLRQGAAEGSPSRTEEELRDVRFKFFEDEMERASASVLLLGHHADDMAETFLLRAARGSGPDGLSAPRPINTHTGKVDHRRVRPLLNLSAEEIRGFLTEEEIPFIEDPSNRSDRYARNRIRNAVMPIWKGASDRDLLLGVGRSRMQLEEITDLLNALAEKYFPFGFGESTLTENSKTIPTAVLRHGLQQWIGHHGLSVSATLADCILEAAQSEENGKFSVGSGKWVCLEKGSVKYTERLVGSDWDWVGFSPESTLFFPNGSSLTCRLVDADPSILREISCGNVDRRTRAYLSITNGEFSGMAVRLWMDGDRYHPLGAPGSKNVADCLAERRVEREVRVTLPVVTFSGDIVWVPGLEPSDKHRVSGSTERLLSLTYQSA, from the coding sequence ATGGGGTCTTTCTTCCTCGTCCCTTGGCCGAGGTATTTGGTGCTGAAAAACTCGTTCTTCGAGGTTAGTTTGCGGAAACTTACGGCCGACTCTCAATCCGTTGGCAAGAGTATAGACGACTACTTGAATAAGCTTGCTGATAGATTGGAAATTCTTTTTCCGCTTAGCCGGACCTCGGTTCAGGTAAGGGATCTTTTGGATCAGGAAGAAGCAAAGCAATCGGTTGTTATGTGTGGGTTTTCAGGGGGCGCTGACTCTCTATTCTTGTTGCTATGGCTGAAGGCTCACTACCCGAAACTCGCCAGTCGTGCAGTCGCGCTCTATTTCGACCATCGGACCCGTCCGCGACAAAACGAGAAAGAGACTGATTTTGCTGGTGCGGTTGCTTCTCAACTTGGGTATCAGCTGCGTCAGGGTGCGGCGGAAGGTTCTCCATCGCGAACTGAGGAGGAATTGCGCGACGTGCGGTTCAAATTTTTTGAAGATGAAATGGAAAGGGCCAGTGCCAGCGTCCTGCTGCTGGGTCATCATGCAGATGACATGGCGGAAACGTTCCTTTTGAGGGCTGCCCGTGGTTCGGGGCCTGATGGTCTTTCTGCTCCGCGACCAATCAACACACACACGGGAAAGGTAGATCATCGCCGGGTGCGGCCTTTGTTGAACCTTTCGGCGGAAGAGATTCGCGGTTTTCTCACAGAGGAAGAAATTCCATTTATTGAGGATCCTTCGAACAGATCCGACAGGTATGCCCGAAATCGAATTCGCAACGCAGTCATGCCCATTTGGAAGGGGGCGTCCGATAGGGACCTTCTACTGGGAGTAGGGCGTTCAAGGATGCAGCTTGAGGAAATCACTGATCTTTTGAATGCGCTCGCTGAAAAGTACTTCCCGTTTGGTTTCGGGGAGTCGACCCTAACAGAAAATTCCAAGACGATCCCGACAGCAGTCCTCCGACATGGGCTACAGCAATGGATCGGTCATCATGGCCTTTCGGTGTCTGCGACTCTCGCAGACTGTATCCTCGAGGCTGCGCAGTCCGAAGAGAACGGGAAGTTCTCCGTAGGTTCCGGAAAGTGGGTTTGCCTTGAAAAAGGATCTGTAAAGTACACGGAGCGGTTAGTCGGAAGCGATTGGGATTGGGTGGGCTTTTCTCCGGAAAGCACCTTATTCTTTCCAAACGGCTCGTCACTGACGTGCCGGCTTGTTGATGCCGACCCATCCATCCTGAGAGAGATTAGTTGCGGGAACGTTGATCGCCGCACTCGTGCGTATCTATCCATTACCAACGGGGAATTCTCTGGTATGGCGGTTCGTTTATGGATGGACGGTGATCGCTATCATCCCCTCGGAGCACCTGGATCGAAGAATGTCGCTGACTGTCTAGCTGAGCGGAGAGTAGAGCGGGAGGTGCGGGTGACTCTGCCCGTTGTCACTTTTTCGGGGGATATTGTATGGGTCCCTGGCTTGGAGCCTTCGGACAAGCACCGAGTGAGTGGTAGCACCGAGAGGCTTCTGAGTTTGACTTACCAGTCGGCCTAA